One genomic region from Streptomyces sp. NBC_01304 encodes:
- a CDS encoding alpha-N-acetylglucosaminidase: MSDPSRRRVLGTAGALGLGTALGTTTPSFAAEGAPMAPAFDTDPARRALNRLLPDHAGQFTLTALDGGKERFRVTGSTGRITVAGTGPATILTGVHWYLKYVCGAHISWSGTQLDLPKRLLKPGKAIERTATVPHRFAFNDTHDGYTAPYADWARWERLIDVLALHGVNEVLVTAGQEATYHRLLQDFGYSDTEARTWLPAPSHQPWWLLQNMSAYGGPLSPELIAKRAELGRKIADRLRELGMHPVLPGYFGTVPDGFATRNPGARTVPQGTWSGLKRPDWLDPRTESFGQVAAAFYRHQAELFGAIGHFKMDLLHEGGDPGDVPVPDAARAVEKALRTARPGATWEILGWQENPRRDLIDALDKKHLLVVDGLSDLETVTDREKDWGGVPYCFGTIPNFGGRTTIGAKTHMWTERFTVWRDKPGSTLVGTAYMPEAAERDPAALELFSELAWRNEAVDRTEWFEEYADLRYGGRDGQARAAMAALRDTAYKITSKDGRPHDSIFASRPSLTAASGTVYATHTPAFSPGGFDKAFAALLGVREPLRRSDAYRHDLTDLARQAVANRSWQLLPQMKAAYARGDLPAFKTMATLWLKLMQLSEDVTGSHRAFQLGPWLDDAKRMASSPEESAQLERTARVLVTTWGDKVTADGGRLANYANRDWQGLVGDFHLPQWKAYLEELEDALAAGREPRTFDWYAIEEPWTRERKEYPLRPVNDAHRTARRAHDVLAAAPYQGTVTVAAEPSAFPPGGHARVTAAFTNVNGLRATGRVDFALTGLDVSPSGEASLPSVPAAGAGTVSWQAKAPDEPLTGPLKELPYELRTQYGPAGAERVATVLRDSLYVAGPLDAGWKTYTNSGAVFGQLGPRLAINGGGQDLWRATTEFGAAYREGGLRDGVSVTVKVDAQAVTGPWARAGIIARNSLATAGSQGFVNLSVTPANGVVLSYDTNGDGTLDTYKRITGVKAPVLLRLSRAGASVTGSCSVDGGASWQTVATVPLVGAAASQDVGLFMSATHGGSGARGTVEFSGWVLG; the protein is encoded by the coding sequence ATGTCTGATCCGTCGCGACGCAGAGTCCTGGGCACCGCCGGTGCCCTCGGCCTCGGGACCGCCCTGGGGACGACCACCCCTTCATTCGCCGCCGAAGGAGCCCCGATGGCCCCCGCCTTCGATACGGATCCCGCGCGCCGCGCGCTCAACAGGCTGCTCCCCGATCACGCGGGGCAGTTCACGCTCACCGCCCTCGACGGCGGCAAGGAGCGCTTCCGGGTCACCGGGTCCACCGGCCGCATCACGGTCGCCGGCACCGGGCCCGCCACGATCCTGACCGGCGTCCACTGGTACCTGAAGTACGTCTGCGGGGCGCACATCTCCTGGTCGGGCACCCAACTCGACCTGCCCAAGCGGCTTTTGAAGCCCGGCAAGGCGATCGAGCGCACCGCGACCGTCCCGCACCGCTTCGCCTTCAACGACACGCACGACGGCTACACGGCACCGTACGCCGACTGGGCACGCTGGGAACGCCTCATCGACGTACTCGCCCTGCACGGCGTGAACGAGGTCCTGGTCACGGCCGGCCAGGAGGCCACGTACCACCGGCTGCTCCAGGACTTCGGCTACTCGGACACCGAGGCCCGCACCTGGCTGCCCGCGCCCTCGCACCAGCCGTGGTGGCTGCTGCAGAACATGAGCGCGTACGGCGGGCCGCTCAGCCCCGAACTGATCGCCAAGCGCGCCGAGTTGGGCCGGAAGATCGCCGACCGGCTGCGCGAGCTCGGCATGCACCCGGTGCTGCCCGGCTACTTCGGGACCGTCCCGGACGGCTTCGCCACGCGCAATCCGGGGGCCCGGACCGTCCCGCAGGGCACCTGGTCGGGCCTGAAGAGACCCGACTGGCTGGACCCGCGCACCGAGTCCTTCGGGCAGGTCGCCGCCGCGTTCTACCGGCACCAGGCCGAACTCTTCGGCGCCATCGGCCACTTCAAGATGGACCTCCTGCACGAGGGCGGCGACCCCGGCGACGTGCCCGTGCCGGATGCCGCCCGCGCCGTGGAGAAGGCCCTGCGGACCGCCCGCCCCGGCGCGACCTGGGAGATCCTCGGCTGGCAGGAGAACCCCCGCCGCGACCTGATCGACGCGCTCGACAAGAAGCATCTCCTGGTCGTCGACGGCCTGTCCGACCTGGAGACGGTCACCGACCGCGAGAAGGACTGGGGCGGCGTGCCCTACTGCTTCGGCACCATCCCCAACTTCGGCGGCCGCACCACGATCGGCGCCAAGACCCACATGTGGACCGAGCGGTTCACGGTCTGGCGCGACAAGCCGGGGTCCACGCTGGTGGGCACCGCGTACATGCCGGAGGCCGCCGAGCGCGACCCCGCCGCGCTGGAACTCTTCTCCGAACTGGCCTGGCGCAACGAGGCAGTTGACCGTACGGAGTGGTTCGAGGAGTACGCGGATCTGCGGTACGGCGGCCGGGACGGTCAGGCCCGCGCCGCCATGGCGGCCCTGCGCGACACCGCGTACAAGATCACCAGCAAGGACGGCCGCCCGCACGACTCGATCTTCGCGTCCCGGCCCAGCCTGACCGCCGCCTCCGGCACCGTCTACGCCACGCACACCCCCGCCTTCTCGCCCGGCGGCTTCGACAAGGCCTTCGCCGCGCTGCTCGGCGTGCGCGAGCCGCTGCGCCGCTCGGACGCGTACCGCCACGACCTCACCGATCTCGCCCGGCAGGCCGTGGCCAACCGCTCCTGGCAGCTGCTGCCGCAGATGAAAGCGGCGTACGCCCGGGGGGACCTGCCCGCCTTCAAGACGATGGCCACGCTGTGGCTGAAGCTGATGCAGCTCAGCGAGGACGTCACCGGCTCGCACCGCGCCTTCCAGCTCGGCCCCTGGCTCGACGACGCCAAGCGGATGGCGTCCTCGCCCGAGGAGTCGGCGCAGCTGGAGCGCACCGCGCGCGTGCTCGTCACCACCTGGGGCGACAAGGTCACCGCGGACGGCGGCCGTCTCGCCAACTACGCCAACCGCGACTGGCAGGGCCTCGTCGGCGACTTCCATCTGCCGCAGTGGAAGGCCTACTTGGAAGAGCTGGAGGACGCCCTCGCGGCCGGCCGGGAGCCGCGGACCTTCGACTGGTACGCCATCGAGGAGCCCTGGACCCGGGAGCGCAAGGAGTACCCGTTGCGGCCGGTGAACGACGCCCACCGCACCGCGCGCCGCGCCCACGACGTGCTCGCCGCCGCGCCCTACCAGGGCACGGTCACCGTCGCCGCCGAGCCGTCCGCCTTCCCGCCGGGCGGGCACGCGCGCGTGACGGCCGCTTTCACCAACGTCAACGGGCTGCGCGCGACGGGCCGCGTGGACTTCGCCCTGACCGGCCTGGACGTGTCACCGTCCGGCGAGGCATCCCTGCCCTCCGTGCCCGCCGCCGGGGCCGGGACCGTCTCCTGGCAGGCCAAGGCCCCCGACGAGCCGCTGACCGGCCCGCTCAAGGAGCTCCCGTACGAGCTGCGCACGCAGTACGGGCCCGCGGGTGCGGAGCGCGTCGCCACGGTGCTGCGGGACAGCCTGTACGTCGCCGGACCGCTGGACGCGGGCTGGAAGACGTACACGAACAGCGGGGCCGTCTTCGGGCAGCTCGGCCCGCGCCTCGCCATCAACGGCGGGGGCCAGGACCTGTGGCGGGCCACGACGGAGTTCGGTGCGGCCTATCGCGAGGGCGGGCTGCGGGACGGCGTCTCGGTGACGGTGAAGGTCGACGCCCAGGCGGTCACCGGGCCCTGGGCCCGGGCCGGGATCATCGCGCGCAACTCCCTTGCCACCGCCGGGTCTCAGGGCTTTGTGAATCTGTCCGTGACTCCGGCGAACGGAGTGGTCCTTTCGTACGACACGAACGGGGACGGGACGCTCGACACGTACAAGCGGATCACCGGGGTCAAGGCGCCGGTGCTGCTTCGGCTTTCGCGGGCGGGGGCGTCCGTGACGGGCTCGTGCTCCGTCGATGGCGGGGCTTCTTGGCAGACGGTCGCGACCGTGCCGCTCGTGGGGGCCGCGGCGTCGCAGGACGTGGGGCTGTTCATGTCGGCGACGCATGGGGGGAGCGGGGCTCGGGGGACGGTGGAGTTCAGCGGGTGGGTTCTGGGCTGA